One region of Caldimonas thermodepolymerans genomic DNA includes:
- a CDS encoding M61 family metallopeptidase — MIAYRIEPLDLHAHLYRVRLRIPAPEAVQRLSLPVWIPGSYLMREFARHLQGLTARQGGQARPVEQLDKASWQVRCQGRAALEVSYEVYAFDNSVRAAWLDATRGFFNGTSVFLRVEGREDEPHAVEIRQLPRGWQVATALPAVQVDARGQGRYEAAGYDELVDHPVELGAFWRGQFRAAGVAHEFVVAGALPGFDGERLLADAKRICEAQIRFWHGRRKPPFGRYVFLLNAVDDGYGGLEHRASTALICSRRDLPRRGEAGASDGYVTLLGLISHEYFHTWNVKRLRPAEFARYDYARENYTELLWFFEGFTSYYDDLFLVRTGLVDEARYLKLLARTVGNVLATPGRRVQSVAQASFDAWVKYYRQDENTVNATVSYYTKGSLVALALDLTLRAQRRGTLDDVMRLLWARSGGGPVGEADIAAALKEVGGRPYTRELSRWVHGTQDLPLEALLREVGVQWSVQPPPWPLRLGLRTADGNGSVKVRAVMRGQWAERVGLAAGDELLAVNDWRLRKLDDLELYAVEGEPVELLVGRDQRLLRLRAVLPGRDEARANVALAVQEGAPAAAVARRKAWLGAR, encoded by the coding sequence ATGATTGCCTACCGTATCGAGCCCCTGGACCTTCACGCCCACCTGTACCGGGTGCGCCTGCGCATTCCCGCCCCTGAGGCCGTGCAGCGGCTGTCGCTGCCGGTGTGGATCCCCGGCAGCTACCTGATGCGCGAGTTCGCCCGGCACCTGCAAGGGCTGACGGCCCGTCAGGGCGGCCAGGCGCGGCCGGTCGAGCAGCTGGACAAGGCCAGCTGGCAGGTGCGCTGCCAGGGGCGCGCGGCGCTGGAAGTGAGCTACGAGGTCTACGCCTTCGACAACTCGGTGCGGGCGGCCTGGCTGGACGCAACGCGCGGCTTCTTCAACGGCACCAGCGTGTTCCTGCGCGTCGAAGGGCGCGAGGACGAGCCGCACGCGGTGGAGATCCGCCAGCTGCCGCGCGGCTGGCAGGTGGCGACCGCCCTGCCGGCCGTGCAGGTCGACGCGCGCGGGCAGGGGCGCTACGAGGCTGCCGGCTATGACGAGCTGGTCGACCACCCGGTCGAGCTCGGCGCGTTCTGGCGCGGCCAGTTCCGCGCAGCCGGGGTGGCGCACGAGTTCGTCGTCGCCGGGGCCCTGCCGGGCTTCGACGGCGAGCGCCTGCTGGCCGACGCGAAGCGCATCTGCGAGGCGCAGATCCGCTTCTGGCACGGGCGGCGCAAGCCGCCGTTCGGGCGCTACGTGTTCCTGCTCAACGCGGTGGACGACGGCTACGGGGGGCTGGAGCACCGCGCCAGCACGGCGCTGATCTGCTCGCGCCGCGACCTGCCGCGCCGCGGCGAGGCGGGCGCGAGCGACGGCTACGTGACCCTGCTGGGCCTGATCAGCCACGAGTACTTCCACACCTGGAACGTCAAGCGCCTGCGCCCGGCCGAGTTCGCGCGCTACGACTACGCGCGCGAGAACTACACCGAGCTGCTGTGGTTCTTCGAGGGCTTCACGTCCTACTACGACGACCTGTTCCTGGTGCGCACCGGGCTGGTCGACGAGGCGCGCTACCTGAAGCTGCTGGCGCGCACGGTCGGCAACGTGCTGGCCACGCCGGGCCGCCGGGTGCAGAGCGTCGCGCAGGCCAGCTTCGATGCCTGGGTCAAGTACTACCGGCAGGACGAGAACACGGTCAACGCCACCGTCAGCTACTACACCAAGGGCTCGCTGGTCGCGCTGGCGCTGGACCTGACGCTGCGCGCGCAACGGCGCGGCACGCTGGACGACGTGATGCGGCTGCTGTGGGCCCGCTCGGGCGGCGGGCCGGTCGGCGAGGCCGACATCGCCGCGGCGCTGAAGGAGGTGGGGGGCCGCCCGTACACGCGCGAGCTCTCGCGCTGGGTGCACGGCACCCAGGACCTGCCGCTGGAGGCGCTGCTGCGCGAGGTCGGCGTGCAGTGGAGCGTGCAGCCACCGCCCTGGCCGCTGCGCCTGGGCCTGCGCACGGCCGACGGCAACGGCAGCGTGAAGGTGCGGGCGGTGATGCGCGGTCAGTGGGCCGAGCGGGTCGGGCTGGCGGCGGGCGACGAGCTGCTGGCGGTCAACGACTGGCGGCTGCGCAAGCTGGACGACCTCGAGCTGTACGCCGTCGAGGGCGAGCCGGTCGAGCTGCTGGTCGGGCGCGACCAGCGCCTGCTGCGCCTGCGCGCAGTGTTGCCGGGGCGCGACGAGGCGCGGGCGAACGTGGCGTTGGCGGTGCAGGAGGGGGCCCCCGCGGCCGCGGTGGCACGCCGCAAGGCCTGGCTCGGCGCACGCTGA
- a CDS encoding DUF3429 domain-containing protein: MARWLVHLGLLPFVSGALLVWLVHPEVQPHVTLALAGHAAVVLSFLGGVQWGLAVRQPVPSPVPCTWGVVLAGVAWVAVVMPPYAGLVVLGAMQLLACLVDRRLYPGLGARGWLVLRFRLAAVASLSCFLAAAGV; encoded by the coding sequence GTGGCCCGTTGGCTGGTGCATCTCGGCCTGCTGCCCTTCGTGTCCGGGGCGCTGCTGGTCTGGCTGGTCCATCCCGAGGTGCAGCCGCATGTCACGCTGGCCCTGGCCGGCCATGCGGCGGTGGTGCTGTCCTTCCTCGGCGGGGTGCAGTGGGGGCTGGCGGTGCGCCAGCCGGTGCCGTCGCCCGTGCCCTGCACCTGGGGCGTGGTCCTGGCGGGGGTGGCCTGGGTCGCGGTGGTGATGCCGCCCTATGCCGGGCTGGTGGTGCTCGGCGCGATGCAGCTGCTGGCCTGCCTGGTCGACCGGCGCCTTTACCCGGGCCTGGGCGCGCGCGGCTGGCTGGTGCTGCGCTTCCGCCTCGCCGCCGTGGCGAGCCTGTCCTGTTTCCTGGCGGCCGCGGGGGTCTGA